In Prevotella sp. HUN102, the genomic window TATCGCATAAAGAATGGTTATACCCGTCCAGACGGTAAGCAGTATGTTCAGGTAAGAGGCAAGTATGAAGCCCAGCCGGATCAGACTGCGAGCGAAGTAAAAACAGAGGCAGGTTCCATTATTCTATTGGAAGTAAAGGATACTGTTATCAATGGAAAATCGATTTATAATGTAAAGACATTGCGTTCGCAGGGCGTTGATGTAATCAATGGTTATTTGGTTCCTGCCATTAAAGTAGCTAAAAAGCAGGTAGATGATTTGCTTAAGGCTAAACTTGGTACAGGGGGGACGTATAGTGCAGCTAAATTAGCTATTGAAGCTGAATTTAAGAAGTGGGATTTGAATATGCATTTAGAAAAGACCTCACTTACTACGGGCGAAGAAGCTTATTATGCCTATGCCACAGTACCAAGTTTGCAAGGTGCCGTGGACTACTATAAGTTGTTAAAGACTGTGGGACCTTTCTTGGGAATAAATGTTAATACCATCCTTACTCCGGAACAGATTGCTGCCTTTGAGGGTGGTGCGGACGCCTTATGGCTTTATGCAGAAAAATTAGTTTATGAGAAACTGAAGGCAACATACGGAGAAACAAACTATTTTGTTCAGTTGGTTAAAAGCTATATAGACGCAAAGCGTATTAATCAAGGTCAGCAGTATTCATTGATAGAAGGTGATATCAAGCAGGTAATTGGTAATGGAAAGCAGTATGATCCAGCAGATCCGGCTTCCGCACACAATGAATATTCGGCTGACAAGGCAAAATTCGACTTTGTAAACAATGGCGATCCTGCTAATCACTACTATGGTCCTGAACGTCCGGTAGCCGGCGATGCGGCAAAATGGGTTTTGGAACCAGTCGGCGACCAACCTGACAACTATTTTGGCGTGAAACCTCTGGCTTCTATTCAGGGGCGTACAGGGAAATATTACACAACTCTTTATACTGACTTCCCTATGAAGGTTATGGACGGGATGACGGTTTACAAGATTTCTGGTATTTCAGAAAATGCCAATTATCCCGGCGTTGGTGTGGCAAAGGTAGAAGTTGTAGCCAAAGAAGGCGAAATCATTCCGATAGCTACTCCGGTCGTTTTGGAATGCAATGGCACGGATCCGGCTTCAAACCGTTTGTTGCCTGTACTTCAGGAGGGCGTTGCAGCTCCGACAGACAATTTGTTGTCAGGTATCTTCTTTGGCGACGATGTTGCCAATGTACTTGTTGCCGGTAAAGAGCTTCGCGTGTTGAACAAGAATGCTGCCGACGTAAATAATCCTATCGGCTTCTATAAGTACACAGGCACAAAGCTTGCTATGAACAAGGCGTTTATGATGCTCGACCCATCAATGGCCTACTCCAAGGGATTTATCCTTCAGTTGGGCGAAGACCCGGGAACAACTGGCATAACGGAAGTAGACAAGGATAAGAGTGCCGATAAGATGGAAATATTCGACCTTCAGGGCCGCCGCGTAATCAATCCTACACACGGAATTTACATTATTAACGGTAAGAAAGTGGTTATTAAGTAATTCGGAAGCTACTTAACTATTATTATAAAAATATAAACCATAAGAACGACGGTTCTTTATATATATGACGATTATGAAAAAATCATATTCAATGCCACGTTGCCACGTTGTTAAACTCAATGCCAGTGGCGAGATATTAGAGGGTGCATTCGGTAATAAATCAATCGTACCGATTGACGGCGATGTAACGGTGCCTGATCAAGGTGCCAAGCCGATAAAATTTAATGAAGATGATAAAGAAGATGACGTTTGGGGATATGATCCTACTTGGAGAGACTGATAAACGTCCTGTTATAAACACCGTTCCTAAAGTTATAAAGAAATAAATATAGGAATGATAAATAAGAATGAGACTATGCACGGTGGTGTGTGTAGTCTCATTTTTTGATTAATGCTTTCTCTGATTTTATCAGTTTACAGGATGTATAACGAAGAATCCCCACAACCTTTGCAGATTGTGGGGATTCGTATGCTTGCCGGAATCTTACTTACGGAGACCGAGTGCCTTGATGATAGCACGGTAACGCTCGATGTCGCGGTCGTACAGATAATCGAGGAGGGCACGACGCTTACCTACAAGGCGGGTCAGCGAACGTGTGGTAACGTGGTCCTTGCGGTTTTTCTTTACGTGCTCCGTGAGGTGCTTGATACGGTAAGTGAAGAGTGCGATCTGGCTTTCTGCCGAACCTGTGTCGCCGGCTTTCTGCTCCTTACCGAACTGTGTGAAGATTTCCTGCTTCTTTTCTTTGCTTAAGTACATTTTGATGTATTGATTAATGATTTTGTGCAATTACATCCTTTTGTCGCTCAACCGCCTTAATCACAACGGGTTGCAACGCTGAATGCATCGGATTCTCCGAAACTGCGCTGCAAAGTTACAACTTTTTATTTGATTGCCAATACTTTTTGGATTATTATTTGTACTTTTGCACTCATTAAAATTTGAAAAGCTTTTTAAGGTAAGTAAATGCAAGATATTAGAAACATCGCAGTAATTGCGCACGTCGACCACGGGAAGACAACCTTGGTGGACAAGATGATGCTCGCCGGCAAGCTGTTCCGTGACGGACAGAACAACAGCGACGAGGTTTTGGACTCCAACGACTTGGAGCGCGAACGAGGGATAACAATTCTGAGCAAGAACGTCAGTATAAACTGGAAGGGAACGAAGATAAACATTCTCGACACGCCGGGACACTCCGACTTCGGAGGCGAGGTGGAGCGTGTGCTGAATATGGCAGACGGATGCCTGCTGCTCGTGGACGCTTTCGAGGGACCGATGCCGCAGACGCGCTTCGTGCTCCAGAAGGCGTTGCAGATGGGACTGAAGCCGATGGTGGTGGTAAACAAGGTGGACAAGCCGAACTGCCGCCCAGAGGAGGTGTACGAGATGGTGTTCGACCTGATGTGCGACCTCAACGCAACCGAGGACCAGTTGGATTTCCCGGTGGTCTACGGTTCGGCGAAGAACGGATGGATGAGCGCGGGCTGGAAGGAACAGACCGACAATATTGATTATCTGCTCGACCTGATTGTGGAGAACATTCCCGGTCCGAAGCAGCTCGAGGGAACGCCGCAGATGCTGATTACCTCGCTCGACTATTCGAGCTACACGGGGCGTATCGCAGTGGGGCGCGTGCACCGAGGAACGCTCAAGGACGGACAGAACATCACCATCTGCCACCGCGACGGCTCTACGGAACGGACGCGAATCAAGGAGCTGCATACCTTTGAGGGTATGGGGCACAAGAAGACGGCTGCCGTGAGCTCGGGCGACATCTGCGCCGTGATAGGACTGGAGAACTTCGAGATAGGCGACACCATCGCCGACTTCGACAATCCCGAACCCCTGCCGCCGATTGCCGTGGACGAGCCTACGATGAGTATGCTCTTCACGATCAACGACTCGCCGTTCTTCGGCCGTGAGGGAAAGTTCTGCACCTCGCGCCATATCAGCGAGCGTCTGGAGAAGGAACTGGAGAAGAATCTGGCGTTGCGTGTGAGCAATGTTGAGAACTCTATGGACAAGTGGATCGTGAGCGGGCGAGGCGTGCTCCACCTTTCGGTGCTGGTGGAAACGATGCGCCGCGAGGGCTACGAGCTTCAGGTGGGACAGCCGCAGGTTATCTACAAGGAGATTGACGGGCAGAAGTGCGAGCCGGTTGAGGAGCTTACCATCAACGTGCCGAACGATTTCTCGAGCAAGATGATTGATATGGTAACGCGCCGCAAGGGCGAACTGCTCGGAATGGACACCGAGGGCGACCGTGTGAACATCACGTTCGAGATTCCCTCGCGCGGCATTATGGGACTGCGCACCAACGTGCTCACGGCCAGTCAGGGCGAAGCCATTATGGCGCATCGTTTCAAGGACTATCAGCCGTTCAAGGGCGAAATCGTCCGTCGCACCAACGGCTCTATGCTTGCGATGGAGAACGGAACGGCGTTTGCCTATGCCATCGACAAGTTGCAGGACCGCGGAAAGTTCTTCATCGATGCCGGAGAGGAGGTCTACGGAGGACAGGTAGTGGGCGAGCACGTTCACGACAAGGACTTGGTAATCAACGTAACGAAGTCCAAGCAGCTCACCAACGTGCGTGCATCGGGTTCGGACGACAAGGCACGTGTGATTCCGAAGACGGAAATGAGTCTGGAGGAGTGCATCGAGTATATCAAGGCCGACGAATACATTGAGGTAACGCCCGAAAGCATCCGTATGCGCAAGATTACGCTCGACCATAACGAGCGCAAGCGCGAGAGCAAGGAAGCGTAGGGTGGGGGACGGAAGTTCCTGCACCTTATAATATATATAACGAAGCCGGCTTGTGGGCTATTCTCACTGATGACGAGAGAATATGCTTTCAGCCGGCTTTCCTCATTTCTGCAACTTCACGTGCGCAACAGTTCCCCCGATTACGAATGCCAATCCAGAAAACAAGAGCGCATTTCCCCTTGCGTCTGCAAGGAGATGAACGGCGAACAGCAGCAGTCCTACGCACACGCTCGCCAGTCCCAAATACTTTATATAGCTCTTCATAGGGCGCAAAAATACTAAAAATGCCGGAATAATCAATAAGAAATAAGGGAATAATGTATGTGGCATCGGGCGAAAGTGCATAGCGCAGAAGCTCTGGAATGCTCAATATACTTTATAAATTGCAGAATATGTTGAATTTCATACTGCCTTATGCTTATGCTGACGGCAATTAAGATGTTCAGAATTATCACAAGAATCCAGACAATCAACACTTTTCTTATATGCAGTCATTGTTAATCATAGTCGCGTGTGTGTTTGCTGTATCCATTGTAATTATAGCAATAATCAGGAAACGCCTTAAAGCCAAGGCCGATGAACTGTCGGAAGCAGTAAATGAATTGTCTTTCAATGGCAATAAATCCGATTGCGGACACACGGAAGAGAGCCTTTCGGCATTGAGCGACGGAGCATTCGTTGATATTCCTACCGAGTTGGACAGCGTTTTCAATGGGAAGATAATCTCCTCAGCGCAGGAAAACGAACTGTTCGACCGATATATGCCGTTTTATCAAGAGGTTTGCTCGCTTCTTAGAAAGTTCGAGATATTCCATATATCGCCTTCCGAGACCATTTCCAAGTTTGCGTATGATTTCGGAACCCTCCACCGACTTATAAAGCAGCACAATGAGAAGGAACTCGCTCTCTTGCTCGATACGCATAAAGACTTTTTCGACCATTGCCTGCAATATCCATTAGACAAGCAGCAAAGGCGGTCGATTGTTTCAGAAGAAAACAACTGTCTGGTGGTCAGTAGTGCCGGAAGCGGAAAGACATCTTCCATCGTCGGCAAAGTGAAATATCTTACGGAGATTAAAAACGTATCGCCCCATAGGATTCTTCTCATAAGCTATACCAATAAGGCGGCAGCCGAACTCACGGAAAGAATGGCTACCGATGGATTGAAGGGTTACACGTTTCATAAATTGGCTATCGATATTATCGGAAGAGCAACCGGCACGAAGCCGTCTGTCTGCGATAATACCGATGCGCTGTTCATTGAGATTTATCACGCCCTGTCGGAAACCGAGGATTTCAAGAAAAACATACTGGAATATTTCGTTGATCATCAGGTAAATGAAACCGACTTGGAACAGTATGAGCGCGAAAGACGGGAGAAACTCTCCGAGGAGAAGAAGGTAAGGCTGAAAGCAATGTTTCCTGATATGGACGGCAGAGCCATCTATGTGAGAAGCGAGCAAGAGCAAAAGATATGTTTCGCACTGTCGTCGCTCGGCGTAAAGTTCAGGTATGAAGAACCCTATGAGCACCAATTGGCCGACGAGATACATTCACAATATCGTCCTGACTTCTCAATATATTTCGAGAAGGGAGGCAGTACCAAACGCATCTATCTGGAACATTTCGGAATAGACGAGCACAATCTTGTCCCTACGTGGTTTGCACAGGACAAGAATATGACATACGAGGAAGCCTGCCGGGAATACAACGACGGAATTACGTGGAAAAAGGCGGCTCACGAGAAATTCGGAACACAGCTTCTTACAACCTCAAGTGCCGATTTCCATTACTCCGATATAAAAGGCAAGCTCAGAAAACTGTTGAAAGGTGCCGGCGTGCCCATTCAGGAGAAGACAGACGCCGAACTGTATGAACTCATTCTGCCCAAAGGCAGCAAGCTCGAAAAGGCATTGATACGCCTTGTTGCCACTTTCGTTACGTTGGTAAAGTCGAGCTGCAAATCCGTCGATGAGGTTCTGCAACAAGCGGAAAAGGCCAGCGACGAGCGTAGTGTCTTCATTATAGAGAAAATATTCCGACCCGTTTACGAACGTTATAAGAAAGCATTAGCCGAGCGTGCCCAGATAGATTTCACCGATGTGATTCTTCAGGCCACGGAGATATGCCGCACGTCGCATCCCGTGGCGTATGATTATATCATTGTGGATGAGTTTCAGGACATATCGGTAGACCGGTACAACTTCCTGAAAGTGCTGC contains:
- a CDS encoding UvrD-helicase domain-containing protein, which encodes MQSLLIIVACVFAVSIVIIAIIRKRLKAKADELSEAVNELSFNGNKSDCGHTEESLSALSDGAFVDIPTELDSVFNGKIISSAQENELFDRYMPFYQEVCSLLRKFEIFHISPSETISKFAYDFGTLHRLIKQHNEKELALLLDTHKDFFDHCLQYPLDKQQRRSIVSEENNCLVVSSAGSGKTSSIVGKVKYLTEIKNVSPHRILLISYTNKAAAELTERMATDGLKGYTFHKLAIDIIGRATGTKPSVCDNTDALFIEIYHALSETEDFKKNILEYFVDHQVNETDLEQYERERREKLSEEKKVRLKAMFPDMDGRAIYVRSEQEQKICFALSSLGVKFRYEEPYEHQLADEIHSQYRPDFSIYFEKGGSTKRIYLEHFGIDEHNLVPTWFAQDKNMTYEEACREYNDGITWKKAAHEKFGTQLLTTSSADFHYSDIKGKLRKLLKGAGVPIQEKTDAELYELILPKGSKLEKALIRLVATFVTLVKSSCKSVDEVLQQAEKASDERSVFIIEKIFRPVYERYKKALAERAQIDFTDVILQATEICRTSHPVAYDYIIVDEFQDISVDRYNFLKVLREGNPPAKLYCVGDDWQSIYRFSGSDMALFNQFEEYFGPTDINKIETTYRFGEPLVGQSSRFIQRNKAQIQKNIRSFNAEMKTELEFCPYDKRDYCKTIEQLVASVPSGKSVFLLGRYSFDDYYLSFTHKMVREGNRAYYMIGGRKIEILTVHKSKGLEADYVILLQCNKDTYGFPSLVSDDPVLSYVLTEGDQFPFGEERRLFYVAITRAKTKTIVLYDRRFPSVFVDEFLHPEKITEESYAKHRNANKRWTGKSDQFLLKLHREGRSVKYISNKMGRSQTSVIMRLGKLIQ
- the rpsO gene encoding 30S ribosomal protein S15; the encoded protein is MYLSKEKKQEIFTQFGKEQKAGDTGSAESQIALFTYRIKHLTEHVKKNRKDHVTTRSLTRLVGKRRALLDYLYDRDIERYRAIIKALGLRK
- the typA gene encoding translational GTPase TypA, giving the protein MQDIRNIAVIAHVDHGKTTLVDKMMLAGKLFRDGQNNSDEVLDSNDLERERGITILSKNVSINWKGTKINILDTPGHSDFGGEVERVLNMADGCLLLVDAFEGPMPQTRFVLQKALQMGLKPMVVVNKVDKPNCRPEEVYEMVFDLMCDLNATEDQLDFPVVYGSAKNGWMSAGWKEQTDNIDYLLDLIVENIPGPKQLEGTPQMLITSLDYSSYTGRIAVGRVHRGTLKDGQNITICHRDGSTERTRIKELHTFEGMGHKKTAAVSSGDICAVIGLENFEIGDTIADFDNPEPLPPIAVDEPTMSMLFTINDSPFFGREGKFCTSRHISERLEKELEKNLALRVSNVENSMDKWIVSGRGVLHLSVLVETMRREGYELQVGQPQVIYKEIDGQKCEPVEELTINVPNDFSSKMIDMVTRRKGELLGMDTEGDRVNITFEIPSRGIMGLRTNVLTASQGEAIMAHRFKDYQPFKGEIVRRTNGSMLAMENGTAFAYAIDKLQDRGKFFIDAGEEVYGGQVVGEHVHDKDLVINVTKSKQLTNVRASGSDDKARVIPKTEMSLEECIEYIKADEYIEVTPESIRMRKITLDHNERKRESKEA